A region from the Bacteroidota bacterium genome encodes:
- a CDS encoding GldG family protein: protein MITKLLKSLTAVQTAVLIILGLVLVNLLASLAFFRLDLTRNGIFTISPATKSMISRLDDLVTIKVYFTDNLPAPYSTNRTYIQDQLEELSSLSDGMLNFQMIDPSENETFLAETEQYQIPALQVQVFENERMEVKKAYMGLVVLYENQSESLPVLQQLDNFEFDLATTINRMVNKKLPVLATSTDFGMPGWSDKQGLQKYLEKQYQLTTLSIENPVPDSVSSLILFTPSSKVSSRADSVIQAFLARGGRLAWFFDRVRVNPQMQSAQPVESGLDSLFARYGVTISDNLVQDLQCASISVPQNLGFITINNQVEFPWLPVISSFPDGSPLARGVNVVTPIFASEISLTSVADSFNVVELLKTSSKSRRTEGYYNLDPFQEYVPDSFTDKELPVAVTLEGRFGNGPESGRLLLMTDGEFVSDQYIQNGASIPFFLNVIYWISPDDGLLAIPSKKDFMVPLPELSPALKQILKYSNLLIPPVLVLVWGVLRWRQRKRLAES, encoded by the coding sequence ATGATCACCAAACTTCTGAAATCCCTTACTGCCGTACAGACGGCCGTCCTGATTATTCTCGGACTGGTGCTGGTTAATCTCCTCGCTTCTCTGGCATTTTTCCGTCTGGATCTTACCAGAAATGGAATCTTTACCATTTCACCCGCCACCAAATCTATGATCAGCCGGCTGGATGATCTGGTGACGATCAAGGTTTATTTTACCGATAATCTGCCGGCCCCTTATTCAACCAACCGAACCTACATTCAGGATCAGCTGGAAGAATTAAGTTCGCTGTCGGATGGGATGCTCAATTTCCAGATGATTGATCCGTCTGAAAATGAAACCTTTCTGGCCGAAACGGAGCAGTACCAGATACCCGCACTTCAGGTACAGGTATTCGAAAATGAGCGGATGGAAGTAAAGAAAGCCTACATGGGGTTGGTAGTTCTTTATGAAAATCAGTCCGAAAGCCTTCCTGTTCTTCAGCAGCTCGATAACTTTGAGTTTGATCTGGCCACCACCATCAACCGGATGGTAAATAAAAAATTGCCGGTGCTGGCAACTTCCACCGATTTCGGCATGCCTGGCTGGAGTGATAAACAGGGGCTTCAGAAATATCTTGAGAAGCAGTACCAGCTAACCACCCTTTCCATTGAAAATCCGGTGCCTGATTCGGTAAGCAGTCTGATTCTGTTTACTCCCTCTTCGAAAGTGTCTTCCCGGGCCGATTCGGTGATTCAGGCGTTCCTTGCCCGGGGTGGCCGCCTGGCCTGGTTTTTTGACCGTGTCCGCGTGAATCCGCAAATGCAGTCGGCTCAGCCGGTCGAAAGTGGACTCGATAGCTTGTTTGCACGATATGGAGTTACCATTTCGGATAATCTGGTACAGGACCTTCAATGTGCCTCGATCAGTGTTCCTCAGAATCTGGGTTTTATTACCATCAACAATCAGGTGGAATTTCCCTGGTTGCCGGTTATTTCCTCCTTTCCGGATGGTTCTCCGTTGGCCAGAGGAGTCAACGTGGTGACACCGATTTTCGCCTCAGAAATTTCGCTGACATCGGTGGCCGATTCATTCAACGTGGTGGAACTGCTGAAAACCAGTTCAAAATCCCGGCGGACCGAGGGGTACTATAATCTGGATCCTTTTCAGGAATATGTGCCCGATTCCTTCACCGACAAGGAATTGCCCGTGGCTGTGACTCTGGAAGGCCGGTTTGGAAATGGTCCTGAAAGCGGACGGTTGCTTCTGATGACCGATGGTGAATTTGTCTCTGATCAGTACATTCAGAATGGTGCAAGCATTCCGTTTTTCCTGAATGTGATTTACTGGATTTCTCCCGATGATGGCTTGCTGGCTATTCCATCGAAGAAGGACTTCATGGTTCCGCTTCCTGAACTATCACCGGCATTGAAACAAATTCTGAAATACTCCAATCTGCTGATTCCGCCGGTTCTTGTACTGGTATGGGGAGTTTTGCGCTGGAGACAACGGAAACGGTTAGCAGAATCCTGA
- a CDS encoding ABC transporter permease subunit has protein sequence MYSAMLAIYRREIRLYFNTPVAFIATIIFLLFVGWFFNSTFFLQNAATVRTLFEVTPFAFLFFVPALTMKVFADELRSGTYDLMISKPVSLTGIITGKFLATLTVVAVFLAPTLLCVVLVSSLAPLDWGPVAGGYLGMILLASIYASIGIFASTLTDNQIIAFITGFVISFLFYIAGNFSMFLPQPLAMITDFLSIDNHIRGILRGVVDTRDLVYAISMVTTFLTLAWMVLTHRREK, from the coding sequence ATGTATTCGGCCATGCTGGCAATATACCGGCGTGAAATCAGGTTGTATTTCAATACACCGGTTGCCTTTATCGCCACCATCATTTTCCTGCTCTTTGTAGGATGGTTTTTCAATTCCACCTTTTTTCTTCAGAATGCCGCTACGGTGCGGACCCTTTTTGAAGTCACCCCGTTTGCCTTTCTGTTTTTTGTGCCGGCACTGACCATGAAGGTTTTTGCGGATGAACTGCGATCGGGCACCTATGATCTGATGATTTCCAAGCCGGTATCGCTCACCGGAATTATCACCGGTAAGTTTCTGGCTACTTTAACAGTGGTGGCTGTTTTCCTGGCACCGACCCTGCTTTGTGTCGTCCTGGTCTCATCCCTGGCTCCGCTCGATTGGGGTCCGGTAGCAGGAGGCTATCTCGGAATGATTCTGCTCGCTTCCATCTACGCATCCATCGGCATTTTTGCATCGACCCTGACCGATAACCAGATCATTGCCTTCATCACCGGTTTTGTTATTTCGTTTTTGTTTTACATTGCCGGTAATTTTTCAATGTTCCTGCCGCAACCGCTGGCGATGATCACCGATTTTCTTTCCATCGATAATCACATCCGGGGCATTTTGCGGGGTGTGGTCGATACACGCGATCTCGTCTATGCAATCAGCATGGTAACCACCTTTCTGACCCTGGCCTGGATGGTTCTGACTCACCGGAGGGAAAAATGA
- a CDS encoding ATP-binding cassette domain-containing protein: MSIIATHLTKKYGEFEAVKSVSFEIRTGEVVGFLGPNGAGKTTTMKMLTGILKPSAGSATINGADLLSETDRVRQLIGFLPENNPLYTDLTVTEYLAYSAEVTGVPKEKITSRLSDMIDVCGLSAVFRKPIGTLSKGYRQRVGLAQSLIHDPAVLILDEPTTGLDPNQIQEIRDLIRELGKEKTVLLSTHILQEVEAICNRVLIINNGNLVADGTPGELQIRFQGGTSFLLEFLGSLEGFQVKFRSVFPEVPMEVLSVGQEDLPNTIKFTTINDHRFSQRLFRFCADQQIDVLQLYRQDTNLEDIFRQLTVSPN, from the coding sequence ATGAGTATTATTGCCACCCATCTGACTAAGAAATATGGTGAGTTTGAAGCTGTAAAATCGGTTTCTTTTGAAATCCGCACTGGTGAAGTGGTCGGGTTCCTCGGACCGAACGGAGCAGGGAAGACCACCACCATGAAAATGCTGACCGGTATACTGAAACCATCGGCCGGATCGGCCACCATCAACGGTGCCGATTTACTGTCCGAGACCGACCGGGTCAGGCAACTGATCGGCTTTCTGCCCGAAAACAATCCGCTGTATACCGACCTGACGGTGACCGAATATCTGGCTTACTCGGCCGAGGTCACCGGTGTTCCAAAGGAAAAGATCACCAGCCGGCTTTCAGACATGATCGATGTCTGTGGTCTCTCCGCAGTTTTCAGAAAACCCATCGGTACCCTTTCGAAGGGATACCGGCAACGGGTCGGACTGGCCCAGAGTCTCATTCATGATCCGGCGGTCCTGATTCTTGACGAACCAACCACAGGTCTCGATCCGAACCAGATTCAGGAAATCAGGGACCTGATCAGAGAACTGGGCAAGGAAAAGACTGTTTTGCTTTCCACTCACATCCTTCAGGAAGTGGAAGCGATCTGTAACCGGGTTCTGATCATTAACAATGGAAACCTGGTTGCCGACGGGACCCCTGGCGAACTTCAGATCCGCTTTCAGGGAGGCACCAGCTTCCTTCTCGAGTTCTTGGGTTCGCTTGAAGGCTTTCAGGTGAAATTCAGGTCTGTTTTTCCCGAAGTGCCAATGGAGGTACTGTCAGTAGGGCAAGAAGACCTGCCCAACACGATCAAATTCACCACGATCAATGATCACCGGTTCAGTCAGCGTCTGTTCCGCTTTTGTGCTGATCAGCAGATTGATGTTCTTCAGTTGTACCGTCAGGATACCAACCTGGAAGACATCTTCAGACAGTTAACCGTTTCCCCCAACTAA
- a CDS encoding HAMP domain-containing histidine kinase: MHSVFPVMSYQDTFICEPTSWWSGILAGFGKTADIQSWVHSSDLGDFIQEHDKGQPFEWNLKFSTNLITRFYLARFIPAQKQVTILPLISLPDYQDYLIDDYKIPSIRKVLSTFLHDFNNHLTVLLPNMEAAQMFSSPEAKNHKYISASMKGMDGLNAYANLVASICRSPRSMIRFFDLAPYVNEVISEAHEKFPGLSIHVNGDYQSKVAFFEESVRDLFNSLLKNVWENDPASELTIRFDQISQPYYYALPYFELNRGEFLRIRFIQSSPGPSVETQSRMYDPFFTTRSKGKDEGIGLSLAKILLDSAAGTIRYSETSEQRFFEIIIQKTA; this comes from the coding sequence ATGCATTCGGTTTTTCCGGTAATGAGCTATCAGGATACCTTTATTTGTGAACCCACCAGTTGGTGGTCAGGAATACTTGCCGGCTTCGGAAAAACGGCAGACATTCAGAGCTGGGTGCATTCCTCCGATCTCGGCGACTTTATTCAGGAACATGACAAGGGACAACCCTTTGAGTGGAATCTGAAGTTCTCCACCAATCTGATCACCCGTTTTTACCTGGCCCGGTTTATCCCTGCACAAAAGCAGGTTACCATTCTGCCTTTGATATCCCTGCCCGATTATCAGGATTACCTGATCGATGACTACAAGATTCCATCGATCCGTAAGGTGCTCAGCACCTTTCTGCATGATTTTAACAATCACCTGACGGTGTTGTTGCCCAACATGGAAGCGGCACAGATGTTCAGTTCACCCGAAGCAAAAAATCATAAATATATTTCAGCTTCTATGAAAGGGATGGATGGACTGAATGCCTATGCCAATCTGGTGGCCAGCATTTGCCGTTCACCCCGATCGATGATCCGCTTTTTTGATCTGGCACCCTATGTGAACGAGGTGATATCTGAGGCGCATGAAAAATTTCCTGGCCTGTCCATACATGTGAACGGTGACTATCAGTCCAAGGTGGCCTTTTTTGAAGAATCAGTACGCGATCTGTTTAACAGCCTGCTAAAAAATGTCTGGGAAAATGATCCGGCTTCTGAACTGACGATCCGGTTCGATCAGATCAGTCAGCCCTATTATTATGCCTTACCGTATTTTGAACTGAACCGGGGCGAGTTTCTGCGTATCCGGTTCATTCAGTCATCTCCCGGTCCCTCTGTGGAAACCCAATCGCGGATGTATGATCCGTTTTTTACCACTCGCAGCAAGGGCAAGGATGAAGGGATTGGCTTAAGTCTGGCAAAAATTCTTCTTGATTCTGCCGCTGGAACCATCCGCTATTCAGAAACGTCCGAACAGCGCTTTTTTGAAATCATTATCCAGAAAACCGCCTGA
- a CDS encoding 1-acyl-sn-glycerol-3-phosphate acyltransferase, producing the protein MNSFVSKLRDYWIFTVGSLKMARRGWSFILTNNLVSQNRIIHEFFDEMIGYWGLQVHVEGLEHIEKNRVYMIVANHQSQMDIPVVFYSIPVPFRIAAKDKLFRIPVFGRFLHHGKFIPIFRGNSKAAIRALELTREIIKQGVSMFIFPEGTRSADGNLLPFKKGAFVLAIDHQLDILPVVISGTHQVMKKGSIHIDPSHPVRVRILPPVSVAGKTYDDRDQINQQVWQQMKTCLETR; encoded by the coding sequence GTGAATTCCTTTGTTTCTAAACTGCGGGATTATTGGATCTTTACAGTAGGATCCCTGAAAATGGCCCGCCGGGGCTGGAGTTTTATCCTGACCAACAACCTGGTGTCCCAAAACCGGATCATTCATGAATTTTTTGATGAAATGATTGGTTACTGGGGTCTTCAGGTGCACGTGGAAGGGCTGGAGCACATCGAAAAGAACCGTGTATATATGATTGTGGCCAATCATCAGAGTCAGATGGATATACCGGTGGTTTTTTACTCCATTCCGGTTCCGTTCAGAATCGCAGCCAAAGATAAATTATTCAGAATACCTGTTTTCGGCCGGTTTCTCCATCATGGAAAATTCATACCGATCTTCCGCGGAAATTCGAAAGCGGCCATCCGTGCATTGGAATTGACCCGGGAAATTATTAAACAGGGTGTCAGCATGTTTATATTTCCGGAAGGAACCCGTTCTGCAGACGGGAACCTGCTTCCATTTAAAAAAGGTGCATTTGTACTGGCTATCGACCATCAGCTTGATATTTTACCGGTTGTGATTTCCGGTACGCATCAGGTCATGAAAAAAGGATCGATCCATATTGATCCATCGCACCCGGTACGGGTCAGGATTCTGCCACCGGTTTCAGTGGCTGGCAAAACTTATGATGACCGGGATCAGATTAATCAACAGGTCTGGCAACAGATGAAAACCTGTCTGGAAACGAGGTGA
- the rimO gene encoding 30S ribosomal protein S12 methylthiotransferase RimO encodes METTSIKKKIKQGKTPTVSVITMGCSKNLVDSEEMMRQFQGNHFRISDQPEKADVIIINTCGFIDAAKEESINTILDAVGLKEEGSVRKVLVTGCLIERYQKDLEKEIPEVDRFFGTNQLNAVLEELGAVYKKELVGERRLTTPSHYAYLKISEGCDHPCSFCAIPLMRGKHVSKPASQLVKEARFLAEQGVREISLIAQDLTYYGMDLDGKRSLASLLRQLAGVDGIEWIRLNYAYPNHFPMEVLEVMATESKICNYLDMPIQHLSSSVLKDMRRGITRERTVKLIEEVRKAVPGITLRTTLIVGFPTEGEAEFRELEEGIQELKFDRLGTFTYSLEENTTAVPLGDPVPASVKEERQQRIMSLQQQISRAKNEDKIGTVQRVIIDRQEGGFYIGRTEADAPEVDNEVIVEGEGLTPGHFYQVEITDAEDFDLFGQVVS; translated from the coding sequence ATGGAAACCACCTCGATTAAAAAGAAAATCAAGCAGGGGAAAACCCCGACCGTTTCGGTCATCACCATGGGCTGTTCGAAAAACCTGGTGGATTCGGAAGAAATGATGCGTCAGTTTCAGGGCAATCATTTCAGGATCAGTGATCAACCCGAAAAGGCCGACGTGATTATCATCAATACCTGCGGGTTTATTGATGCCGCAAAAGAGGAATCGATCAACACCATTCTCGATGCGGTGGGGCTGAAGGAAGAAGGATCGGTCCGGAAAGTTCTGGTGACCGGTTGTCTGATCGAACGGTATCAGAAAGACCTCGAGAAGGAAATTCCAGAAGTAGACCGGTTTTTTGGTACCAATCAGTTGAATGCCGTTCTGGAAGAGTTGGGAGCGGTTTATAAAAAGGAACTGGTGGGTGAACGACGGCTGACGACACCCTCTCATTATGCCTACTTGAAAATATCTGAGGGTTGTGATCACCCCTGTTCATTCTGTGCCATTCCGCTGATGCGGGGAAAACATGTTTCCAAACCAGCCAGCCAGTTGGTGAAGGAAGCTCGCTTTCTGGCTGAACAGGGAGTACGTGAAATCAGCCTGATTGCTCAGGATCTGACTTATTATGGAATGGATCTGGATGGGAAGCGGTCATTGGCCTCCCTGTTAAGACAATTGGCCGGTGTGGATGGAATTGAATGGATCCGCCTGAATTATGCCTACCCGAATCATTTCCCGATGGAGGTTCTCGAGGTCATGGCCACCGAGTCTAAAATCTGCAATTATCTCGATATGCCAATCCAGCACCTCTCATCATCGGTTCTGAAAGACATGCGCCGTGGCATCACCCGGGAAAGAACGGTAAAGTTGATTGAAGAGGTCAGGAAGGCGGTTCCCGGAATTACCCTGAGAACCACATTGATTGTCGGCTTTCCGACCGAGGGAGAGGCCGAATTCCGTGAACTTGAAGAAGGCATTCAGGAATTGAAGTTTGACCGGTTGGGAACGTTTACCTATTCCCTTGAAGAAAATACCACCGCAGTGCCATTGGGTGATCCGGTTCCTGCCAGTGTGAAGGAAGAGCGGCAGCAACGGATCATGAGTCTTCAGCAGCAGATCTCGCGGGCAAAAAACGAAGATAAAATCGGAACGGTTCAGCGGGTAATCATTGACAGGCAGGAAGGCGGGTTCTACATTGGCCGCACAGAGGCGGATGCCCCCGAAGTGGATAATGAGGTCATTGTGGAGGGAGAAGGACTGACCCCAGGTCACTTTTACCAGGTGGAAATAACCGATGCTGAAGATTTTGATCTGTTCGGTCAGGTGGTTAGCTGA
- the ftsY gene encoding signal recognition particle-docking protein FtsY, with protein MMKAWWNKTDESKRLEQGLEKTRQSMFGRLHSFLLGKRTVDDAFLDELEEILIAGDVGVKTSLDIIDRLKTRVAKETFSTDGELFSHLHMVTAGLLSADKSAVDSTSAWMERASVNKPHVILIVGVNGVGKTTTIGKLAAHFKSAGSKVVIGAADTFRAAASEQLAIWATRSSARFITHQDGADPAAVAFDTVQSAVAQGEDVVLIDTAGRLHNKTHLMEELNKIERSISKVIPSAPHDVWLVLDASTGQNAMVQAREFSKVTRLTGLVLTKLDGTAKGGIVLSVCHELKTPVRFIGIGEKMDDLRPFDPDVFVSALFDGLENAR; from the coding sequence ATGATGAAAGCCTGGTGGAACAAAACCGATGAGTCAAAACGTCTGGAACAGGGTCTGGAAAAAACCCGTCAATCGATGTTTGGCCGCCTGCACTCCTTTTTATTGGGCAAACGAACGGTTGATGATGCGTTTCTGGATGAACTGGAAGAAATCCTCATTGCCGGAGACGTCGGTGTAAAAACCAGTCTTGATATTATTGATCGTCTGAAGACACGGGTGGCAAAGGAAACCTTTTCCACAGACGGAGAGTTATTTTCCCATTTGCACATGGTAACCGCCGGATTGCTTTCCGCAGACAAATCTGCAGTGGATTCAACCTCGGCCTGGATGGAACGGGCCAGTGTGAACAAACCCCATGTGATTCTGATTGTGGGTGTGAACGGGGTGGGAAAAACCACCACCATCGGAAAACTGGCGGCTCATTTTAAATCGGCGGGGTCTAAGGTGGTTATTGGTGCAGCGGATACATTCCGGGCGGCTGCCTCTGAACAACTGGCCATCTGGGCGACCCGTTCCTCTGCCCGCTTTATCACCCATCAGGATGGTGCAGATCCTGCCGCTGTGGCCTTCGATACGGTTCAGTCAGCGGTGGCTCAGGGAGAGGACGTGGTCCTGATTGATACTGCCGGACGGCTGCATAACAAAACCCACCTGATGGAAGAATTAAATAAAATAGAACGAAGTATTTCAAAAGTGATTCCTTCGGCTCCGCACGATGTCTGGCTGGTACTCGATGCCTCCACCGGACAGAATGCGATGGTACAGGCCCGGGAGTTTTCAAAAGTGACGCGTTTAACCGGTCTGGTTCTGACCAAACTGGATGGAACGGCTAAAGGGGGGATTGTGCTGTCGGTTTGTCATGAGCTGAAAACACCGGTCCGGTTTATCGGAATCGGTGAAAAAATGGATGATTTACGTCCGTTTGATCCGGATGTGTTTGTGTCGGCGCTTTTCGACGGACTGGAGAATGCACGCTGA
- a CDS encoding CDP-alcohol phosphatidyltransferase family protein, with the protein MQIGGRFWTLSNIISLSRVFVVLPGIWWLFQTGEHARLWATLWFVLAALTDAVDGMIARWLNQVSEWGKVIDPFADKVSVALAVVALYVTGDIPLWFLILLVFRDVAIFIAATLMTARLQTIPVSSWVGKVAVTVMGITLIFATLQWEAGLQWGMVISTIFVVASLIDYAKRMMAALR; encoded by the coding sequence ATGCAGATTGGCGGGCGGTTCTGGACTTTATCAAATATCATCAGTTTATCACGGGTATTCGTTGTGCTTCCCGGAATCTGGTGGCTGTTTCAGACTGGTGAACATGCCAGACTCTGGGCCACCCTCTGGTTTGTCCTTGCCGCCCTGACCGATGCCGTCGACGGGATGATAGCAAGATGGCTGAATCAGGTTTCGGAATGGGGAAAAGTGATCGATCCGTTTGCCGATAAAGTATCGGTGGCACTGGCCGTGGTGGCTTTGTACGTCACCGGCGATATTCCTCTCTGGTTTCTGATTCTGCTGGTTTTCAGGGACGTTGCCATTTTTATAGCGGCCACTCTCATGACAGCCCGCCTGCAAACCATTCCTGTGTCGAGTTGGGTAGGGAAAGTGGCTGTCACGGTCATGGGGATCACGCTGATTTTCGCAACCCTGCAATGGGAGGCTGGTTTACAGTGGGGAATGGTGATCAGCACCATTTTTGTGGTGGCTTCACTGATTGATTATGCAAAACGGATGATGGCGGCCCTCAGATGA
- a CDS encoding UbiA family prenyltransferase: MNTPNVSVSAERSRSWFAADLVALMRPSQFFPIWATLAAGYGSMLASQTPVPSFTHFFNQTFWLTLLAVSMGSGAVFIYNQVADATTDRMNNKLLIIPMGLVKPSEAILWGHLLGAATLATGVFLGKSILTLFLICGLIGVAYSFPPARWKDQPVMALLVHVIGGGACFMSGALALVPFSQDLLIQAVPYALAWAGVYTLVSVADSAGDRETGKRSPAVAWGEKPALHVGVWLIVSAGVVAAFVPSVPFLLAFLPVLPFYLLILKKGRLYLFGPVKWSFLTLGLVVALWIPVFALLLVVNGLLLKLYYHYRFGLNYPNLEAGN, translated from the coding sequence ATGAATACACCGAACGTGAGCGTTTCTGCAGAAAGAAGCCGTTCCTGGTTTGCCGCCGATCTGGTTGCACTGATGCGACCGTCCCAATTTTTCCCGATCTGGGCCACACTGGCTGCCGGCTATGGGTCTATGCTGGCTAGTCAGACTCCGGTTCCATCCTTCACGCATTTTTTTAATCAGACTTTCTGGTTAACCCTGCTGGCTGTTTCCATGGGAAGCGGGGCCGTTTTTATTTACAATCAGGTCGCTGATGCAACCACCGACCGGATGAACAACAAACTCCTCATCATTCCGATGGGACTTGTAAAACCCTCCGAAGCCATTCTCTGGGGTCATTTGCTGGGAGCTGCCACCCTTGCAACCGGGGTGTTTCTGGGCAAATCCATCCTGACTCTTTTCCTTATCTGCGGCCTGATCGGAGTTGCATACAGTTTTCCGCCTGCCAGATGGAAAGACCAGCCCGTTATGGCCTTGCTGGTTCATGTGATCGGCGGCGGGGCCTGTTTTATGTCTGGCGCATTGGCCCTGGTACCTTTTTCTCAGGATTTGCTGATTCAGGCGGTTCCTTATGCCCTGGCTTGGGCTGGGGTATATACCCTGGTTTCGGTGGCCGACTCGGCCGGCGACCGGGAAACCGGAAAACGCTCCCCGGCAGTGGCCTGGGGTGAGAAACCGGCTCTTCATGTGGGGGTCTGGTTAATTGTTTCAGCCGGTGTGGTTGCCGCCTTTGTACCATCCGTCCCTTTTCTTCTGGCTTTTCTTCCGGTCCTTCCTTTTTATCTGCTGATTCTTAAAAAGGGACGATTGTACCTTTTCGGACCGGTGAAATGGTCCTTCCTGACGCTGGGTCTGGTAGTTGCGCTCTGGATTCCGGTATTTGCACTTTTGCTGGTGGTGAACGGCTTGTTGCTGAAATTATATTATCACTACCGGTTTGGACTGAACTATCCCAATCTGGAGGCTGGAAACTGA
- a CDS encoding amidophosphoribosyltransferase, translated as MATDKPREYCGIFGIFNHPTAAVMTYYGIHALQHRGQEAAGIVTVQKDTERKKPVMNAYKGLGLVTDVFRNPKIFEEMLKGDMAIGHNRYSTTGSSNRLSNIQPFQVNYRSGQLALGHNGNLSNARELRNRLIQEGTIFQSTTDSEIFLHLIARSLENDPVSQIRSALLQTRGAFCLVMLTEDKLVAVRDPNGFRPLNLGKLGDSWVVASETCAFDIIGAEYVREIEHGEMLVIDKDENGSVRLTSYFLPRPSQTSKCIFEFVYFARPDSRIFGESVDKVRRKLGKNLATEHPVPGQENDKAVVVAVPDSSNTATLGYVTESQKLGIAARFELGLIRNHYVGRTFIHPDEVNRGLKVRTKFNPVRGVIENRRVVIVDDSIVRGTTSKNLMKLIREAKPREMHFRVSSPPIKYPCHYGLDFPDPEKLIANECGGDIDKIAREIGVDSLAYLSLEGMVSACGFEGPVEKSGFCTACFSGKYPVPVEENTSKDEND; from the coding sequence ATGGCGACAGATAAACCACGGGAATATTGCGGAATTTTTGGGATTTTCAATCATCCCACCGCCGCCGTCATGACCTATTATGGCATCCATGCGCTTCAGCACCGCGGACAGGAAGCAGCCGGAATTGTGACTGTTCAAAAGGATACCGAACGGAAAAAGCCGGTGATGAATGCCTACAAAGGCCTGGGACTGGTAACCGACGTCTTCCGGAATCCGAAAATTTTTGAAGAAATGCTGAAGGGGGACATGGCCATCGGGCACAACCGGTATTCAACCACCGGCAGTTCGAACCGCCTGTCGAACATTCAGCCCTTTCAGGTCAATTACCGATCAGGTCAGCTGGCGTTGGGGCACAACGGAAACCTATCCAATGCCCGTGAACTCAGAAACCGGCTGATTCAGGAAGGAACCATCTTCCAGTCCACCACCGATTCCGAAATTTTTCTTCATCTCATTGCTCGTTCCCTCGAAAACGACCCGGTTTCTCAGATCCGGTCAGCCCTTTTACAGACACGCGGAGCCTTTTGCCTGGTCATGCTGACCGAGGACAAGCTGGTCGCCGTCCGCGATCCCAATGGGTTCCGTCCGCTGAATCTTGGTAAATTGGGTGATTCGTGGGTTGTGGCCAGTGAAACCTGCGCCTTTGATATCATTGGGGCCGAGTACGTCAGAGAAATTGAGCATGGTGAAATGCTCGTGATCGACAAGGATGAAAATGGGTCGGTCCGGCTGACTTCTTACTTTCTGCCAAGACCCTCTCAGACATCCAAATGTATTTTTGAATTTGTCTATTTTGCCCGTCCGGACAGCCGGATCTTCGGGGAATCGGTTGATAAAGTCAGACGGAAACTGGGTAAAAACCTGGCAACCGAGCACCCGGTTCCGGGACAGGAAAATGACAAGGCCGTGGTGGTTGCGGTTCCCGATTCATCGAACACCGCGACGCTCGGCTACGTGACCGAAAGTCAGAAACTGGGCATTGCGGCCCGTTTCGAGCTGGGACTGATCAGAAATCACTATGTGGGCCGTACCTTCATTCATCCCGATGAAGTGAACCGCGGACTGAAAGTTCGGACGAAATTCAATCCGGTCCGGGGTGTGATCGAAAACCGCCGGGTGGTGATTGTGGATGACTCCATCGTCAGAGGGACCACCTCGAAAAACCTGATGAAACTGATCAGGGAAGCCAAACCACGTGAGATGCATTTCAGGGTTTCCTCGCCACCCATCAAGTACCCCTGCCATTACGGTCTGGACTTTCCGGATCCTGAAAAACTGATTGCCAATGAGTGCGGGGGAGATATTGACAAAATTGCCCGCGAAATCGGGGTGGATTCACTGGCCTATCTTTCACTTGAAGGCATGGTATCAGCCTGCGGCTTTGAAGGTCCGGTTGAAAAATCGGGATTTTGCACAGCCTGTTTCAGTGGAAAGTATCCGGTGCCCGTCGAAGAAAACACCAGCAAGGATGAGAACGACTAA